Proteins from one Aureimonas sp. SA4125 genomic window:
- a CDS encoding M20 aminoacylase family protein gives MPVNNRIADRQDDIAGWRRQLHQIPEILYAVDDTAAYIAEKLTAFGCDEVVTGIGRTGVVGVIHGRSGPGSRRIALRADMDALPIVEETGAAYASLRPGAMHACGHDGHMAMLLGAAESLCETRGFEGSVVVVFQPAEEGGAGAKAMIDDGLMERFAIDEVYGMHNIPGLPLGHFAICAGPIMASTDTFVLAIRGRGSHAAIPQQGLDPIVAGAALVQSLQQIVARNTDPLQSLVVSVTQFHAGFTSNVIPETAVVSGTVRALTAAMRDMAETRMGEIAAGIGAAHGVTIEFTYDRHYPVTFNHAGATDFCAAVAAEIVPASQVDTAVAPLMGGEDFSYMLEARPGAFIFLGNGDTAGLHHPKYDFDDRAISYGASYWIRLAERALAGS, from the coding sequence ATGCCCGTCAACAACCGCATCGCAGATCGTCAGGACGACATCGCCGGCTGGCGCCGGCAACTGCACCAGATCCCGGAAATCCTGTACGCCGTCGACGACACCGCCGCCTACATCGCCGAAAAGCTGACCGCCTTCGGTTGCGACGAGGTGGTCACGGGCATCGGCCGCACCGGGGTCGTGGGCGTCATCCACGGCCGCAGCGGCCCCGGCTCCCGGCGCATCGCTCTTCGGGCCGATATGGACGCCCTGCCGATCGTCGAGGAGACCGGCGCCGCTTATGCCTCGCTGCGCCCGGGCGCCATGCATGCCTGCGGCCATGATGGCCACATGGCGATGCTTTTGGGCGCGGCCGAGAGCCTCTGCGAGACGCGCGGTTTCGAGGGCAGCGTGGTCGTCGTGTTCCAGCCGGCCGAGGAGGGCGGCGCCGGCGCCAAGGCGATGATCGATGACGGGTTGATGGAGCGCTTTGCCATCGACGAGGTCTACGGCATGCACAACATTCCCGGCCTGCCGCTCGGCCATTTCGCCATCTGCGCCGGCCCGATCATGGCCTCGACCGACACTTTCGTCCTCGCCATCCGCGGCCGCGGAAGCCATGCCGCCATTCCGCAGCAGGGCCTCGATCCGATCGTCGCCGGTGCCGCCCTCGTCCAGTCCCTGCAGCAGATCGTCGCGCGCAATACCGATCCGCTGCAGTCGCTCGTCGTGTCGGTGACGCAGTTTCATGCCGGTTTCACCAGCAATGTCATTCCCGAGACCGCCGTCGTTTCGGGCACGGTCCGGGCGCTGACGGCGGCGATGCGCGATATGGCCGAGACGCGCATGGGCGAGATCGCCGCCGGCATCGGTGCGGCGCATGGTGTCACGATCGAGTTCACCTACGACAGGCACTATCCCGTGACCTTCAACCATGCCGGTGCGACCGATTTCTGCGCCGCCGTCGCGGCCGAGATCGTGCCGGCGTCGCAGGTTGACACGGCGGTGGCGCCTCTCATGGGCGGGGAGGATTTTTCCTACATGCTGGAGGCGCGCCCGGGCGCCTTCATCTTCCTGGGCAATGGCGACACCGCGGGCCTGCATCACCCGAAATACGATTTCGACGATCGCGCCATCAGCTATGGCGCGTCCTACTGGATACGTCTTGCCGAAAGAGCGCTGGCGGGCAGCTGA
- a CDS encoding GTP-binding protein has protein sequence MTPTLSTRTPAFPIRVTILTGFLGAGKTTLLNRLLADPGVTDTAVIVNEFGEAGIDHLLVETARDGVIELADGCLCCTVRGEVVDTLADLAERMQTGRIAPLARVVVETTGIADPTPLIAALMGHPALVAAYALDGVVTVVDALAGPENLAARQEARRQVAVADRIVLTKSDIAPPEAMSALADMVRPLNPRAPLLSAAGEAGPGALFGCGLYDPATKTADVRRWFQDEAEPVLAGHDHRGHHHHAHAASVAGHRHDGAGRHGDIGTFSIQHPAPIPRAQIEAFLDLLRDLQGANILRMKAVVLTSEQPLRPLVLHGVRQYLHPPALLPAWPEGVAPGSRLVLIGEGLNERLVRDLFAAFVGEPRVDAPDRAALTDNPLAVPGMSF, from the coding sequence TTGACGCCGACCTTATCGACCAGGACCCCGGCCTTCCCGATCCGCGTCACCATCCTCACCGGCTTCCTCGGCGCCGGCAAGACGACGCTCCTGAACCGCCTTCTCGCCGATCCCGGCGTCACCGACACCGCGGTCATCGTCAACGAATTCGGCGAGGCCGGGATCGACCATCTCCTGGTCGAGACGGCCCGCGACGGGGTGATCGAACTTGCCGACGGATGCCTGTGCTGCACCGTCCGCGGCGAGGTCGTCGACACGCTGGCCGACCTAGCCGAGCGGATGCAGACGGGTCGGATCGCGCCGCTTGCCCGCGTCGTCGTCGAGACCACGGGCATCGCCGACCCGACGCCCCTGATCGCCGCGCTGATGGGACATCCGGCGCTTGTCGCCGCCTATGCGCTGGACGGCGTCGTGACCGTCGTCGACGCGCTGGCCGGACCGGAGAATCTTGCCGCACGCCAGGAAGCGCGCCGACAGGTGGCGGTCGCCGATCGCATCGTCCTGACGAAGAGCGACATCGCACCACCGGAAGCCATGTCAGCGCTGGCGGACATGGTTCGCCCGCTCAATCCGCGGGCACCACTCCTCTCGGCTGCCGGCGAAGCGGGGCCGGGCGCCCTCTTCGGCTGTGGCCTCTACGATCCCGCGACGAAGACCGCCGATGTCCGGCGCTGGTTTCAGGACGAGGCCGAGCCCGTCCTTGCGGGACATGACCATCGCGGGCACCATCATCACGCGCATGCCGCGTCCGTCGCCGGTCACCGGCATGACGGGGCGGGGCGGCACGGCGACATCGGCACTTTCTCGATCCAGCATCCGGCGCCGATCCCCCGCGCGCAGATCGAGGCCTTCCTCGATCTGCTGCGGGACTTGCAGGGAGCAAACATTCTTCGAATGAAGGCCGTCGTCCTGACAAGCGAACAGCCGCTGCGGCCGCTCGTTCTGCACGGCGTGCGCCAGTACCTGCATCCGCCGGCGCTGCTGCCGGCCTGGCCCGAAGGCGTCGCGCCGGGCTCGCGCCTCGTCCTCATCGGCGAGGGGCTGAACGAGCGGCTCGTGCGCGATCTTTTCGCCGCCTTTGTCGGCGAGCCGCGGGTCGACGCGCCGGATCGTGCGGCGCTGACCGACAATCCGCTCGCCGTGCCAGGCATGTCGTTCTGA
- a CDS encoding cell wall hydrolase, with product MLASCARQPTMMSAEECMTRVMYFESNRSSEAGMLAVGTVVMNRMKSGKYPKTVCGVVGQKKQFAPGVLSKPMGAGRALAAKTAKLVLKGGKHPAVGRAMFFHTAGYSYPYSNMHYVTIAGGNAFYEKRKDATSSQADVARREAAGRAGRLPYDPPQRQAVRQEIRPSSEAPADLVFEPAVIPEPGSQPVFGRVTLAPDPVVEPAPVHRSAPAAARVRVSPVLLDPMNIEDVIRSGG from the coding sequence ATGCTGGCCTCCTGTGCCCGCCAGCCGACGATGATGAGCGCCGAGGAATGCATGACACGGGTGATGTATTTCGAGTCGAACCGCTCGAGCGAAGCGGGCATGCTCGCCGTCGGCACGGTGGTGATGAACCGGATGAAGTCGGGAAAATACCCGAAGACCGTCTGCGGCGTCGTCGGGCAAAAGAAGCAGTTTGCGCCGGGCGTCCTGTCGAAGCCGATGGGTGCCGGCCGGGCTCTCGCCGCCAAGACCGCCAAGCTGGTGCTGAAGGGCGGCAAGCATCCCGCGGTCGGCCGCGCCATGTTCTTCCACACCGCCGGCTACTCCTATCCCTATTCCAACATGCACTATGTGACGATCGCCGGGGGCAACGCCTTCTACGAAAAGCGCAAGGACGCCACGTCGTCGCAGGCCGACGTGGCGCGGCGAGAGGCGGCCGGACGCGCCGGGCGCCTGCCCTACGATCCGCCGCAGCGCCAGGCCGTCCGGCAGGAGATCCGCCCTTCGTCCGAAGCGCCGGCAGACCTGGTGTTCGAGCCGGCGGTCATCCCGGAGCCGGGATCGCAGCCGGTGTTCGGGCGGGTGACGCTTGCCCCCGATCCGGTGGTTGAGCCTGCACCGGTGCATCGCAGCGCGCCGGCGGCAGCGCGCGTGCGCGTCAGCCCTGTCCTGCTCGATCCCATGAACATCGAGGACGTGATCCGCAGCGGCGGCTGA
- a CDS encoding Gfo/Idh/MocA family oxidoreductase, translating to MAEKLVWGIMGAANIAIQKVVPGMLKDASSTVRGFASRDATKAAAASEHFGLATSYGSYEALLEDPEIEAVYIPLPNHLHVPWSLKALAAGKHVLCEKPIALDADEAAQLVAAREKSGRQVLEAFMVRQHPQWLRVREIAASGEIGDVALMQTTLSYYNVDPNNVRNKADIGGGALYDVGCYAVLLSRFVFGSEPLRAVALVDRDPVLETDRLTGAILDFGDGRQLSFATSTQLVPFQRTQILGSRGRIEVPVSLNAPQGETTAVVVDLTGAIDGSGIRTETIAACDQYTLQTAAAVRIFRGEEQPEFPIEDAVLNMRAIDALYRSGRSGGWETI from the coding sequence ATGGCGGAAAAACTCGTCTGGGGCATCATGGGCGCGGCCAATATCGCGATCCAGAAGGTCGTCCCCGGCATGCTGAAGGATGCATCGAGCACGGTGCGCGGCTTCGCCTCGCGCGATGCCACCAAGGCGGCGGCCGCATCCGAGCATTTCGGGCTTGCGACTTCGTACGGAAGCTACGAGGCGCTCCTCGAAGATCCCGAGATTGAGGCGGTCTACATCCCGCTGCCAAACCACCTGCACGTGCCCTGGTCGCTGAAGGCGCTCGCCGCCGGCAAGCATGTCCTTTGCGAGAAGCCGATCGCCCTTGATGCGGACGAGGCCGCCCAGCTCGTGGCGGCGCGCGAAAAAAGCGGCAGGCAGGTGCTCGAGGCCTTCATGGTCCGCCAGCATCCGCAATGGCTGCGTGTGCGCGAGATCGCCGCCAGCGGCGAGATCGGCGACGTCGCGCTGATGCAGACGACACTCAGCTACTACAATGTCGACCCGAACAACGTTCGCAACAAGGCCGACATCGGTGGCGGCGCGCTCTATGACGTCGGCTGTTACGCGGTGCTCCTGTCGCGTTTCGTCTTCGGCAGCGAGCCGCTCCGTGCCGTCGCCCTGGTCGACCGGGACCCGGTGCTGGAGACCGACCGGCTGACCGGCGCGATCCTCGACTTCGGCGACGGACGGCAGCTGAGCTTTGCCACCTCGACCCAGCTTGTGCCCTTCCAGCGCACGCAGATCCTCGGCAGCCGCGGCCGGATCGAGGTGCCGGTGTCGCTGAACGCACCGCAGGGTGAAACGACGGCGGTCGTGGTCGATCTGACCGGCGCCATCGACGGCAGCGGCATCCGGACGGAGACGATCGCGGCCTGCGACCAATACACGCTTCAGACCGCCGCAGCCGTTCGCATCTTCCGGGGCGAGGAGCAGCCGGAATTTCCGATCGAGGACGCGGTGCTGAACATGCGCGCCATCGACGCGCTGTATCGCTCGGGACGGAGCGGCGGCTGGGAAACGATCTGA
- a CDS encoding nucleotide disphospho-sugar-binding domain-containing protein yields MAHYALICPPFYSHVRVFEALAEALAARGHRATFVLNAGGERLVATGGPGVVTTGPGGDLDRIIKRAAQPNGPLGILRTVADTAGLTAALCRDGPALLKAIGAEAIIGDQMEPAAGLLAAHLGLPLVSVACALPVNAAPGVPLPFLGWPYDPSPAGLKRNRAGEKVAAFLLRRQRRTIEAWAARFDLGRRTTMEDCVSPILQLSQCPAGLDFPRPPHPHFHAVGPIRKAAPEASLPFDIDPKRPFVFASLGTLQGHRLDIFKVVASACRRMGAQLLVAHCGGLSAAQAACIGADFVTDFAPQAAVLARADACMTHGGMNTVLDALQAAVPLLVIPIAFDQPGIGARVVHHGVGRMLPRRGLTPATLESALRPLIERPEATARAAWLGREIAKAGGATLAARLVEEATA; encoded by the coding sequence ATGGCGCATTACGCCCTGATCTGCCCGCCCTTCTACAGCCATGTCAGGGTCTTCGAGGCTCTGGCCGAGGCGTTGGCGGCGCGCGGACATCGCGCGACCTTCGTTCTCAATGCCGGCGGTGAGCGGCTTGTGGCAACGGGCGGTCCGGGCGTCGTCACGACGGGCCCCGGCGGCGATCTCGACCGGATCATCAAGCGCGCGGCCCAGCCGAACGGGCCGCTCGGCATCCTGCGGACGGTCGCCGATACCGCAGGCCTCACCGCTGCGCTCTGCCGCGACGGGCCGGCGCTGTTGAAGGCGATCGGGGCGGAGGCGATCATCGGCGACCAGATGGAGCCGGCCGCGGGGCTTCTTGCCGCGCATCTCGGCCTTCCCCTCGTTTCCGTCGCCTGCGCGCTGCCGGTGAACGCCGCGCCCGGCGTGCCCCTGCCCTTTCTCGGCTGGCCCTACGACCCCTCCCCCGCCGGCCTGAAGCGCAACCGTGCCGGGGAAAAGGTCGCGGCCTTCCTGCTCCGGCGCCAGCGCCGGACGATCGAAGCCTGGGCAGCGCGCTTCGATCTCGGCCGGCGCACGACGATGGAGGATTGCGTCTCGCCGATCCTGCAGCTGTCGCAATGCCCGGCGGGACTGGATTTCCCGCGCCCGCCGCATCCCCATTTCCACGCCGTCGGGCCGATCCGGAAGGCCGCGCCGGAGGCGAGCCTGCCGTTCGACATCGACCCCAAACGCCCTTTCGTCTTTGCCTCCCTCGGCACGCTGCAGGGACACCGCCTGGACATCTTCAAGGTGGTCGCCAGCGCCTGCCGGCGGATGGGCGCGCAACTGCTCGTCGCCCATTGCGGCGGCCTGAGCGCGGCGCAGGCCGCATGCATCGGCGCCGACTTCGTCACCGATTTCGCGCCGCAGGCGGCGGTCCTGGCGAGGGCCGACGCCTGTATGACCCATGGCGGCATGAACACCGTGCTGGATGCCCTGCAGGCAGCCGTGCCGCTTCTCGTCATCCCCATCGCCTTCGACCAGCCGGGCATTGGCGCCCGCGTCGTCCATCACGGCGTCGGCCGGATGCTGCCGCGCCGCGGACTGACGCCCGCCACGCTGGAGAGCGCCCTGCGGCCGCTGATCGAGAGACCGGAAGCGACGGCGCGGGCCGCCTGGCTCGGCCGGGAAATCGCAAAGGCCGGCGGCGCGACGCTGGCCGCGCGGCTCGTCGAGGAAGCAACGGCCTGA
- a CDS encoding DUF924 family protein, whose product MSETFTDPQTIIDFWREAGPDRWFFADADFDSLIRQRFLDIYERAALGELDSWTEEPNGALALVLLLDQFPRNMFRGHRRMYQTDAKALHLAREALARGDHLAVGDDVNQFLVLPLMHAEDLAMQDACVALMEEVDPDNLSFAHEHRETVRRFGRFPHRNVILGRPSSEEELEFLKATQGTDTAHSTKS is encoded by the coding sequence ATGAGCGAAACCTTTACCGACCCGCAGACGATCATCGACTTCTGGCGCGAGGCCGGGCCCGATCGCTGGTTTTTTGCCGATGCCGACTTCGACAGTCTGATCCGGCAACGCTTTCTCGACATCTACGAACGCGCCGCGCTCGGGGAACTGGATTCCTGGACCGAGGAGCCGAACGGCGCCCTGGCCCTCGTCCTCCTCCTCGACCAGTTTCCGCGCAACATGTTTCGCGGTCACCGGCGCATGTACCAGACTGACGCGAAGGCGCTGCACCTCGCGCGCGAGGCCCTCGCGCGGGGCGACCACCTGGCCGTCGGCGACGACGTCAACCAGTTTCTCGTCCTGCCGCTGATGCACGCGGAGGATCTCGCCATGCAGGATGCCTGCGTCGCCTTGATGGAGGAGGTCGATCCCGACAACCTCTCCTTCGCGCACGAGCACCGCGAAACCGTTCGGCGCTTTGGCCGGTTTCCTCACCGCAACGTGATCCTCGGACGCCCTTCGAGCGAGGAAGAGCTCGAGTTTCTGAAGGCGACACAGGGGACGGACACGGCGCACTCGACCAAATCTTAA
- a CDS encoding D-alanyl-D-alanine carboxypeptidase family protein: MNITEGAARRLATTLSLVLAVAFGSASARAETSVVVDVDTGKVLSTKDATARWYPASTTKLMTAYLALKALKSETVTLDSPVVMTRYAAGQAPSKMGFEPGTILRLDMAMRMMLVKSANDVAVAIGQALGGGSIEAFVGMMNAEADRLGMKDTRFINPNGLPGPGQFSSAKDLAILAIRLRRDFPAFSEIFGVEAISTGNTLLRNTNALLGRYEGADGMKTGYICASGFNVVASATRGKRTIVAVVLGAEGTIVRDRMAAELLENGFRTDPAKMGTLVEALPASSGPPADISKEICSPAGQQERAKERQAEAARAEKTSGSPYLHEMKREPATVPVSVGGAAAGDTFVAGITQIPGYGIPLPRWRPDIEQEAPTGGDKAKAIGSPLDPATSSPDQPESEKVGRLSSSIGEDGLRGGMTN; this comes from the coding sequence GTGAATATCACGGAGGGCGCGGCGCGGCGCTTGGCTACCACGCTTTCTCTTGTCCTGGCTGTCGCCTTCGGCTCGGCCTCGGCAAGAGCCGAGACCTCCGTGGTCGTCGACGTCGATACCGGCAAGGTGTTGTCGACGAAGGATGCGACGGCGCGCTGGTATCCGGCGTCGACGACCAAGCTGATGACCGCCTACCTCGCCCTGAAGGCCTTGAAGAGCGAGACGGTCACGCTCGACAGCCCGGTGGTGATGACGCGCTATGCCGCCGGCCAGGCGCCGAGCAAGATGGGATTCGAGCCCGGGACGATCCTTCGCCTCGACATGGCGATGAGGATGATGCTGGTGAAGTCGGCCAACGATGTCGCCGTCGCGATCGGCCAGGCGCTCGGCGGCGGCTCGATCGAGGCTTTCGTCGGCATGATGAACGCCGAGGCGGACAGGCTGGGAATGAAGGACACGCGCTTCATCAACCCCAACGGCCTGCCGGGCCCCGGGCAGTTTTCCAGCGCCAAGGACCTCGCGATCCTGGCCATCCGCCTGCGCCGCGACTTCCCGGCCTTCAGCGAGATTTTCGGCGTCGAGGCGATCTCGACCGGCAACACCTTGCTGCGCAACACCAATGCGCTCCTCGGCCGCTACGAGGGCGCCGACGGCATGAAGACCGGCTACATCTGTGCTTCCGGTTTCAATGTCGTGGCCTCCGCCACCCGCGGCAAGCGCACGATCGTCGCCGTGGTTCTCGGTGCTGAGGGTACGATCGTGCGGGACCGGATGGCCGCCGAGCTCCTCGAGAACGGGTTCCGCACCGATCCCGCGAAGATGGGCACGCTGGTCGAGGCGCTGCCTGCCTCCAGCGGCCCCCCGGCCGACATCAGCAAGGAGATCTGCTCGCCGGCCGGACAGCAGGAGCGCGCCAAGGAGCGCCAGGCCGAGGCGGCCCGCGCCGAGAAGACATCGGGCTCGCCCTACCTGCACGAGATGAAGCGCGAGCCCGCGACGGTGCCGGTCAGCGTTGGCGGCGCAGCGGCGGGCGACACCTTCGTTGCCGGCATCACGCAGATCCCGGGCTACGGCATTCCGCTTCCGCGGTGGCGCCCCGACATCGAGCAGGAAGCGCCGACGGGCGGAGACAAGGCGAAGGCGATCGGAAGTCCGCTCGATCCGGCGACAAGCAGTCCCGACCAGCCCGAGAGCGAGAAGGTCGGGCGTCTGTCCAGCAGCATCGGAGAAGACGGCCTGCGCGGCGGGATGACGAATTGA
- a CDS encoding CreA family protein: MVALASAAPVAAEEVGEIATDWLGNDIKIEAISDPEVQGITCHVSYFDRSVIDRLRQGNWFEDPSNSSIACRQTGPVVIGEIDLDKDGEEIFSTRRSLIFKALVVKRIYDKANDTLIYLSHSREIKEGSAKMAISTIPLFAAAPTWTNGKPQ; this comes from the coding sequence ATGGTCGCCCTCGCGTCTGCCGCCCCCGTCGCCGCCGAAGAAGTCGGCGAGATCGCCACCGATTGGCTTGGCAACGACATCAAGATCGAAGCGATCAGCGATCCCGAGGTGCAGGGCATCACCTGTCATGTCAGCTATTTCGACCGCAGCGTCATCGATCGCCTGCGGCAGGGCAACTGGTTCGAGGACCCCTCGAACTCTTCGATCGCCTGTCGCCAGACGGGACCTGTCGTCATCGGCGAGATCGATCTCGACAAGGACGGCGAGGAGATCTTCTCGACCCGCCGTTCGCTCATCTTCAAGGCGCTGGTGGTCAAGCGCATCTACGACAAGGCGAACGATACGCTGATCTATCTCTCGCATTCGCGCGAGATCAAGGAAGGCAGCGCCAAGATGGCGATCTCGACCATACCGCTGTTTGCCGCTGCGCCGACCTGGACGAACGGCAAGCCGCAATAA
- a CDS encoding GNAT family N-acetyltransferase yields MSAKPLLDEMLASPSAAPAIGLLDQGRCLDNPVINLTLGDGDRVRRFSTYLPAAAFDLEAELDFLTRRAIDHNVFFAPQFLIPAMPRLDERHVRLMVIRDEGPQRSRLRFLMPYSIERTGLFGGPPVIRAWTHPFGPLGTPLVDSDDPDATIGHLLETLSRKDLGFPSVLVLPDIRIEEPFARTLMSTAERLGLPVSAAHSFDRAALDASPGASMANVLSSKRRRELQRQRRLLEAKGCVSFDIARTPDAIRLAMEEFLTLEASGWKGRERSALIMDRYRAAFARESIHKLADKDRVRIFTLRLDGQAIASLVAFVIGGEAFAWKMGFDETHAAASPGLQMMVLATEALIADPDVTRADSCAVPDHFLMNRLWKQRLPIQTLVVGLTRESGRAVERAATGLDQVRRTRNAARLMRQRVKAMFQRG; encoded by the coding sequence ATGAGCGCCAAGCCGCTTCTCGACGAAATGCTGGCCTCGCCCAGCGCCGCGCCGGCGATCGGTCTTCTCGATCAGGGACGATGTCTCGACAATCCGGTCATCAACCTGACGCTCGGCGACGGCGATCGTGTCCGGCGGTTCTCGACCTACCTGCCGGCCGCGGCCTTCGATCTCGAAGCCGAACTCGATTTCCTCACGCGCCGCGCGATCGACCACAACGTCTTCTTCGCCCCGCAATTTCTCATCCCCGCCATGCCGCGGCTGGACGAGCGCCATGTCCGGCTGATGGTCATCCGCGACGAGGGGCCGCAGCGCAGCCGCCTGCGCTTCCTGATGCCCTATTCGATCGAGCGCACCGGTCTGTTCGGCGGCCCGCCGGTGATCCGCGCCTGGACGCACCCCTTCGGCCCGCTGGGAACCCCCCTGGTCGATTCCGACGATCCCGACGCCACGATCGGTCATCTTCTGGAGACGCTGTCGCGCAAGGACCTCGGCTTCCCCTCCGTGCTCGTCCTTCCCGACATCCGCATCGAGGAGCCGTTCGCGCGCACGTTGATGTCGACCGCCGAGCGGCTGGGGCTTCCGGTCTCCGCCGCCCACAGTTTCGACCGTGCCGCACTGGATGCGTCGCCCGGCGCGTCGATGGCCAATGTCCTGTCGTCGAAGCGACGGCGCGAACTGCAGCGGCAGCGACGCCTCCTGGAAGCCAAGGGCTGCGTCAGCTTCGACATCGCCCGCACTCCCGACGCGATCCGGCTGGCGATGGAGGAGTTCCTGACGCTCGAGGCGAGCGGCTGGAAGGGGCGCGAGCGCAGCGCCCTCATCATGGATCGCTACCGCGCGGCCTTCGCCCGCGAGAGCATCCACAAGCTCGCCGACAAGGACCGTGTCCGGATCTTCACCCTGAGGCTCGACGGCCAGGCCATCGCCAGCCTCGTCGCCTTCGTCATCGGCGGAGAGGCCTTTGCCTGGAAGATGGGATTCGACGAGACCCACGCCGCAGCCTCGCCGGGGCTGCAGATGATGGTGCTGGCCACCGAGGCCCTGATCGCCGACCCCGACGTGACGCGGGCCGACTCCTGCGCCGTTCCCGACCATTTTTTGATGAACCGGCTCTGGAAGCAGCGTCTGCCGATCCAGACGCTCGTCGTCGGACTGACGCGCGAGTCGGGCCGCGCGGTGGAGCGCGCCGCCACCGGGCTGGATCAGGTCCGCCGCACCCGCAATGCGGCGCGGCTGATGCGCCAGCGCGTGAAGGCGATGTTCCAGCGGGGTTAG
- a CDS encoding MATE family efflux transporter, with product MPSTERMAGRWISAPLMERLRPAFAGIDAVLSGRGEKAVAGRIALFAFSVRVVSAMIAFFSQVVLARWMGSAEYGVFVFVLVAAVIVGGLSCLGFQTAVIRFAPEYRVTQQLDLLRGILVTSRLFALASSGIISLLGLAALWLFQDSVPHYYLLPLVIGVFCLPVMALGEVLDGTSRAHALAGLALLPTFIARPLLIIAYMALAVEFTGLAADAVTAVGSLVAATWTTTLVQLFMVRRTTDRRAGSGPRRIDFRTWMAMALPIFLVEGFFNLLTNVDILMVGHFLPPSDVAIYYASVKTLALVHFVYFAVKASAAQRFSHYHHAGEPLAFESFVRETIRWTFWPSLAMAILILIGGELLLGLFGPSFDAGYPLLFILIIGVLARAAVGPAESVLTMSGEQKACAAVYFMTILLNIGLNVMLIPLYGLYGAAFATALAMIFEATSLATVAYRRLGLKMFIFAGPSRARPSGEDG from the coding sequence ATGCCGTCGACGGAAAGAATGGCGGGCCGGTGGATTTCGGCACCGCTGATGGAACGGCTTCGACCGGCCTTTGCCGGCATCGACGCCGTGCTGTCGGGGCGTGGCGAAAAGGCCGTCGCCGGCCGTATCGCGCTCTTTGCCTTTTCGGTCCGCGTCGTCTCGGCGATGATCGCCTTCTTCAGCCAGGTCGTTCTCGCCCGCTGGATGGGCAGCGCGGAATACGGCGTCTTCGTCTTCGTCCTCGTCGCCGCCGTCATCGTCGGCGGTCTGTCGTGCCTCGGCTTCCAGACCGCGGTCATCCGGTTCGCGCCGGAATACCGGGTAACGCAGCAGCTCGATCTCCTGCGCGGGATCCTCGTGACAAGCCGCCTCTTTGCCCTGGCATCGTCCGGCATCATCAGCCTGCTTGGCCTTGCGGCGCTCTGGCTGTTTCAAGACAGCGTGCCACATTACTACCTTCTGCCGCTCGTCATCGGGGTCTTCTGCCTGCCGGTGATGGCACTGGGGGAAGTGCTCGACGGGACGTCGCGAGCGCATGCGCTTGCGGGACTCGCGCTGCTGCCGACCTTCATCGCCCGGCCGCTGCTGATCATCGCCTACATGGCGCTGGCGGTGGAATTCACCGGGCTTGCCGCCGATGCGGTGACGGCTGTCGGCAGTCTCGTCGCGGCGACCTGGACGACGACGCTTGTCCAGCTCTTCATGGTGCGCCGAACGACCGACCGTCGGGCGGGGAGCGGACCGCGGCGGATCGATTTCCGCACCTGGATGGCGATGGCGCTGCCGATCTTCCTGGTCGAGGGATTCTTCAACCTCCTGACCAATGTCGACATCCTGATGGTCGGGCATTTCCTGCCGCCCTCCGACGTCGCGATCTACTATGCGAGCGTGAAGACCCTGGCGCTCGTCCACTTCGTCTATTTCGCCGTCAAGGCGAGCGCCGCGCAGCGCTTCTCGCACTACCACCATGCGGGCGAGCCGCTCGCGTTCGAGAGCTTCGTGCGCGAAACCATCCGCTGGACCTTCTGGCCCTCCCTGGCGATGGCGATCCTGATCCTCATCGGGGGCGAACTCCTTCTCGGCCTCTTCGGTCCGTCCTTCGACGCCGGCTATCCGCTCCTGTTCATCCTGATCATCGGCGTTCTGGCACGCGCGGCCGTGGGGCCGGCGGAGAGCGTCCTCACCATGTCGGGGGAGCAGAAGGCCTGCGCGGCCGTCTACTTCATGACGATCCTCCTCAATATCGGGCTGAACGTGATGCTGATCCCTCTCTACGGCCTCTACGGGGCGGCCTTTGCCACGGCGCTGGCGATGATCTTCGAGGCCACATCGCTGGCGACGGTCGCCTACCGGCGGCTCGGCCTGAAAATGTTCATTTTTGCCGGGCCGTCGCGCGCCCGCCCTTCGGGAGAAGACGGATGA